The Panicum hallii strain FIL2 chromosome 9, PHallii_v3.1, whole genome shotgun sequence genome has a window encoding:
- the LOC112877322 gene encoding DEAD-box ATP-dependent RNA helicase 38 has product MADKASPEKKSWADVEEEEEAKAKAEAAAAAAAAAASSSSTSEPAVEAQAKQIESLSLAPPEDDAAGEEGPPLLDDSDDAQIQAVTSGGTVYESATTFEDLKLSPELLKGLHDEMGFSRPSKIQAITLPMILTPPYKDLVAQAHNGSGKTTCFVLGMLSRVDPNRRIPQAICICPTRELAQQNKAVLMRMGKFTGITCACAIPPAQKDYVPVSKMPPINDQIVIGTSGTLIKWITNKKVATREIKILVFDEADHMLAEDGFRSDSERIMRDIQRSAGGCQVLLFSATFNERVKDFVTKVIKDGNQIFVKKEELTLEKVKQYKVQVPDEAAKIEVIRDKIFEFGQKVGQVIIFVRTKQSTKNVHNALTREDYVCSSIQGSLDQGEREKIIQEFKDGYTKVLISTDVLARGFDQAQVNLVINYDMPIKFGTRDEPDYEVYLHRIGRAGRFGRKGAVFNFLCGETDNVVMKKIENYFQHQVPEVRNWKNEENFETALKDAGLL; this is encoded by the exons ATGGCCGACAAGGCCTCTCCGGAGAAGAAGTCGTGGGCCGAcgtcgaggaggaggaggaggccaaggccaaggcggaggcggcggcggcggcggcggcggcggcggcctcgtccTCCTCGACCTCCGAGCCGGCGGTGGAGGCGCAGGCCAAGCAGATCGAGTCGCTCTCCCTCGCCCCGCCTGAGGATGACGCCGCCGGCGAGGAAGGCCCGCCTCTCCTCGATGACTCCGACGACGCGCAAATCCAAGCC GTGACTTCGGGCGGCACGGTGTACGAGTCGGCCACCACGTTCGAGGATCTGAAGCTGTCGCCGGAGCTGCTCAAAGGGCTGCACGACGAGATGGGCTTCAGCCGCCCGAGCAAGATCCAGGCGATCACCCTCCCCATGATCCTCACGCCGCCCTACAAGGACCTCGTCGCGCAGGCGCACAACGGCTCCGGCAAGACCACCTGCTTTGTCCTCGGCATGCTCAGCCGAGTCGATCCCAATCGCAGGATCCCCCAGGCCATCTGCATTTGCCCGACTAGGGAGCTCGCGCAGCAG AATAAGGCAGTTCTGATGAGGATGGGCAAGTTTACTGGCATTACATGTGCCTGTGCAATCCCACCAGCTCAAAAGGATTATGTGCCGGTCTCTAAAATGCCGCCAATTAATGACCAGATTGTGATTGGCACATCTGGGACACTCATCAAGTGGATTACCAATAAGAAGGTGGCCACAAGGGAGATCAAGATACTTGTGTTTGATGAGGCGGATCATATGCTTGCTGAG GATGGCTTTAGGAGTGATTCTGAAAGGATAATGAGGGATATACAAAGAAGTGCTGGTGGTTGTCAG GTGCTTCTCTTTTCTGCAACCTTCAATGAGAGGGTGAAAGATTTTGTAACAAAGGTCATTAAGGATGGAAATCAAATATTCGTGAAGAAGGAAGAGCTTACTTTGGAAAAAGTAAAGCAATACAAAGTTCAAGTCCCTGACGAGGCGGCCAAAATAGAGGTCATAAGGGACAAGATCTTTGAGTTTGGACAAAAAGTTGGCCAGGTTATCATCTTTGTTAGAACAAAGCAAAGTACTAAGAATGTTCACAATGCTTTGACGAGAGAGGACTACGTGTGCTCCTCAATTCAAGGATCCCTTGACcaaggagagagggaaaagatTATACAGGAATTCAAGGATGGGTACACCAAGGTTCTTATCTCAACTGATGTTCTTGCTCGTGGTTTTGACCAAGCACAG GTTAACCTGGTCATCAACTATGACATGCCAATCAAATTTGGTACAAGAGATGAACCTGATTATGAGGTGTACTTGCACAGAATTGGCAGAGCTGGGCGCTTTGGCCGAAAAG GTGCTGTGTTCAACTTCCTGTGTGGTGAAACAGATAATGTTGTGATGAAAAAGATTGAGAACTACTTCCAGCACCAAGTACCTGAG